Proteins found in one Takifugu rubripes chromosome 15, fTakRub1.2, whole genome shotgun sequence genomic segment:
- the adora2b gene encoding adenosine receptor A2b isoform X2, translating into MNYFYIVIEIIIALLSISGNVLVCWAVAINTTLKNATNYFLVSLAVADILVGCLAIPFAITISLGIRLDFYGCLFLACFVLVLTQSSIFSLLAIAIDRYLAVKIHLRYKELMTGKTAREIIAILWILSFIIGLIPFFGWNRKHQSCRNNRPSGDNTTTTDLIEGLRGEELLQSCELLCFFESVVNMQYMVYFNFFICVLPPLFIMLGIYLKIFTVAREQMIQIQLKSISNADSHHSLLQKEIRAAKSLSIIVGLFAICWLPVHILNCLTLFYNELKKPEIVMYIAIIMSHANSAVNPIIYAYRIQDFRNTFRKILAQHFLCHKEELYRNSNGSRRNRDQVHMTIDPLL; encoded by the exons ATGAATTACTTCTACATCGTGATTGAAATCATCATCGCACTTCTCTCAATTTCTGGCAACGTATTAGTGTGCTGGGCAGTCGCGATTAACACCACTTTGAAGAACGCCACCAACTACTTTCTGGTGTCTCTGGCTGTGGCCGATATTCTGGTTGGTTGCCTCGCCATCCCCTTCGCCATAACCATCAGTCTCGGGATACGTCTGGACTTCTATGGGTGTCTCTTCCTGGCGTGTTTTGTCCTGGTCCTGACTCAGAGCTCCATCTTCAGCCTTCTGGCTATTGCCATCGACAGATACCTGGCAGTCAAAATCCACCTCAG GTACAAGGAGTTAATGACGGGGAAGACAGCCAGAGAAATCATCGCCATTTTATGGATCTTATCCTTCATCATTGGTCTCATCCCCTTCTTCGGCTGGAATCGGAAgcaccagagctgcaggaacaacAGGCCTTCTGGGGACAACACAACCACCACTGACCTCATCGAGGGGCTCAGAGGGGAAGAATTACTACAGAGCTGCGAGCTCCTCTGCTTCTTTGAGAGTGTGGTCAACATGCAGTACATGGTCTACTTTAACTTCTTCATTTGCGTGTTGCCTCCACTCTTCATCATGCTTGGCATCTACCTGAAGATCTTCACTGTGGCCAGGGAGCAGATGATCCAGATTCAGCTCAAGAGCATCAGCAATGCGGACAGCCATCACAGCCTGCTGCAGAAGGAGATCCGGGCTGCAAAGTCCCTGTCCATCATTGTCGGACTGTTCGCCATCTGCTGGCTGCCCGTTCACATCCTCAACTGCCTCACGCTTTTCTACAACGAGCTGAAGAAGCCAGAAATTGTCATGTACATCGCTATTATTATGTCTCATGCTAACTCTGCAGTCAACCCCATCATTTACGCCTACCGTATTCAGGACTTTAGGAACACATTCCGCAAGATCCTGGCGCAGCACTTTCTGTGTCACAAGGAGGAGCTGTATCGCAACTCGAATGGCAGCAGACGCAACAGAGATCAGGTCCATATGACCATCGACCCCCTGTTATAG
- the adora2b gene encoding adenosine receptor A2b isoform X3 yields the protein MTEESPFLSSRTRSAVFSEQPPVCWAVAINTTLKNATNYFLVSLAVADILVGCLAIPFAITISLGIRLDFYGCLFLACFVLVLTQSSIFSLLAIAIDRYLAVKIHLRYKELMTGKTAREIIAILWILSFIIGLIPFFGWNRKHQSCRNNRPSGDNTTTTDLIEGLRGEELLQSCELLCFFESVVNMQYMVYFNFFICVLPPLFIMLGIYLKIFTVAREQMIQIQLKSISNADSHHSLLQKEIRAAKSLSIIVGLFAICWLPVHILNCLTLFYNELKKPEIVMYIAIIMSHANSAVNPIIYAYRIQDFRNTFRKILAQHFLCHKEELYRNSNGSRRNRDQVHMTIDPLL from the exons ATGACAGAAGAAAGTCCCTTCTTGTCCTCCAGGACTAGGAGCGCCGTTTTCTCTGAACAGCCCCCAG TGTGCTGGGCAGTCGCGATTAACACCACTTTGAAGAACGCCACCAACTACTTTCTGGTGTCTCTGGCTGTGGCCGATATTCTGGTTGGTTGCCTCGCCATCCCCTTCGCCATAACCATCAGTCTCGGGATACGTCTGGACTTCTATGGGTGTCTCTTCCTGGCGTGTTTTGTCCTGGTCCTGACTCAGAGCTCCATCTTCAGCCTTCTGGCTATTGCCATCGACAGATACCTGGCAGTCAAAATCCACCTCAG GTACAAGGAGTTAATGACGGGGAAGACAGCCAGAGAAATCATCGCCATTTTATGGATCTTATCCTTCATCATTGGTCTCATCCCCTTCTTCGGCTGGAATCGGAAgcaccagagctgcaggaacaacAGGCCTTCTGGGGACAACACAACCACCACTGACCTCATCGAGGGGCTCAGAGGGGAAGAATTACTACAGAGCTGCGAGCTCCTCTGCTTCTTTGAGAGTGTGGTCAACATGCAGTACATGGTCTACTTTAACTTCTTCATTTGCGTGTTGCCTCCACTCTTCATCATGCTTGGCATCTACCTGAAGATCTTCACTGTGGCCAGGGAGCAGATGATCCAGATTCAGCTCAAGAGCATCAGCAATGCGGACAGCCATCACAGCCTGCTGCAGAAGGAGATCCGGGCTGCAAAGTCCCTGTCCATCATTGTCGGACTGTTCGCCATCTGCTGGCTGCCCGTTCACATCCTCAACTGCCTCACGCTTTTCTACAACGAGCTGAAGAAGCCAGAAATTGTCATGTACATCGCTATTATTATGTCTCATGCTAACTCTGCAGTCAACCCCATCATTTACGCCTACCGTATTCAGGACTTTAGGAACACATTCCGCAAGATCCTGGCGCAGCACTTTCTGTGTCACAAGGAGGAGCTGTATCGCAACTCGAATGGCAGCAGACGCAACAGAGATCAGGTCCATATGACCATCGACCCCCTGTTATAG
- the zswim7 gene encoding zinc finger SWIM domain-containing protein 7 translates to MHSILPAVAEQLFRDVEKIYRETSQIPDDLLIALKFVFGPCALQALDLVDQQSVNCLTSPSGRSVFQVTGASGRLYTCFVSCHYCPCPAFTYTVLHRNIGLLCKHLLAIYLCGAMAVTQQESVSDQQMTVILSGAHAS, encoded by the exons ATGCACTCGATTTTGCCAGCGGTGGCTGAGCAGCTTTTTCGAGACGTCGAAAAAATATACCGGGAAACATCTCAGA TTCCTGATGACCTGCTCATCGC TCTAAAGTTTGTCTTTGGACCATGTGCACTGCAGGCTCTGGACCTGGTTGACCAGCAGTCAGTGAACTGTCTTACATCTCCCAGCGGACGCAGCGTTTTCCAG GTGACAGGAGCCTCCGGTCGTTTGTACACTTGCTTCGTGTCCTGTCACTACTGCCCGTGTCCAGCCTTCACCTACACCGTGCTCCACAGGAACATTGGCCTTCTG TGCAAACACCTCCTGGCCATTTATCTGTGTGGTGCCATGGCTGTTACTCAGCAGGAGAGCGTGTCTGATCAGCAGATGACTGTCATTCTTAGCGGGGCCCACGCTTCCTGA
- the adora2b gene encoding adenosine receptor A2b isoform X1, producing MAWLSVPSCTHIYQPTFRIRSSSVKISLARLSANLCPAVASRPQTRVGCRPDEPPSIWLSAQLPLVEYSWMTEESPFLSSRTRSAVFSEQPPVCWAVAINTTLKNATNYFLVSLAVADILVGCLAIPFAITISLGIRLDFYGCLFLACFVLVLTQSSIFSLLAIAIDRYLAVKIHLRYKELMTGKTAREIIAILWILSFIIGLIPFFGWNRKHQSCRNNRPSGDNTTTTDLIEGLRGEELLQSCELLCFFESVVNMQYMVYFNFFICVLPPLFIMLGIYLKIFTVAREQMIQIQLKSISNADSHHSLLQKEIRAAKSLSIIVGLFAICWLPVHILNCLTLFYNELKKPEIVMYIAIIMSHANSAVNPIIYAYRIQDFRNTFRKILAQHFLCHKEELYRNSNGSRRNRDQVHMTIDPLL from the exons TTTGGCCCGCCTGTCGGCCAATTTGTGTCCGGCCGTGGCTTCGCGTCCGCAGACGCGGGTTGGATGTCGCCCAGATGAGCCGCCGTCGAT ATGGCTGTCAGCTCAGCTCCCACTTGTGGAATATTCCTGGATGACAGAAGAAAGTCCCTTCTTGTCCTCCAGGACTAGGAGCGCCGTTTTCTCTGAACAGCCCCCAG TGTGCTGGGCAGTCGCGATTAACACCACTTTGAAGAACGCCACCAACTACTTTCTGGTGTCTCTGGCTGTGGCCGATATTCTGGTTGGTTGCCTCGCCATCCCCTTCGCCATAACCATCAGTCTCGGGATACGTCTGGACTTCTATGGGTGTCTCTTCCTGGCGTGTTTTGTCCTGGTCCTGACTCAGAGCTCCATCTTCAGCCTTCTGGCTATTGCCATCGACAGATACCTGGCAGTCAAAATCCACCTCAG GTACAAGGAGTTAATGACGGGGAAGACAGCCAGAGAAATCATCGCCATTTTATGGATCTTATCCTTCATCATTGGTCTCATCCCCTTCTTCGGCTGGAATCGGAAgcaccagagctgcaggaacaacAGGCCTTCTGGGGACAACACAACCACCACTGACCTCATCGAGGGGCTCAGAGGGGAAGAATTACTACAGAGCTGCGAGCTCCTCTGCTTCTTTGAGAGTGTGGTCAACATGCAGTACATGGTCTACTTTAACTTCTTCATTTGCGTGTTGCCTCCACTCTTCATCATGCTTGGCATCTACCTGAAGATCTTCACTGTGGCCAGGGAGCAGATGATCCAGATTCAGCTCAAGAGCATCAGCAATGCGGACAGCCATCACAGCCTGCTGCAGAAGGAGATCCGGGCTGCAAAGTCCCTGTCCATCATTGTCGGACTGTTCGCCATCTGCTGGCTGCCCGTTCACATCCTCAACTGCCTCACGCTTTTCTACAACGAGCTGAAGAAGCCAGAAATTGTCATGTACATCGCTATTATTATGTCTCATGCTAACTCTGCAGTCAACCCCATCATTTACGCCTACCGTATTCAGGACTTTAGGAACACATTCCGCAAGATCCTGGCGCAGCACTTTCTGTGTCACAAGGAGGAGCTGTATCGCAACTCGAATGGCAGCAGACGCAACAGAGATCAGGTCCATATGACCATCGACCCCCTGTTATAG